Proteins encoded by one window of Kineococcus rhizosphaerae:
- a CDS encoding SpoIIE family protein phosphatase, whose amino-acid sequence MTTTDDRTLVETTARAGGRGRGARSAAAPAVVLPPPPVPSRVSGEGAASPVDASPLDAGVVGREDELAHLRGRLAASREHGVAVVVEGEAGIGKTTLVSALVRAAGPGTRVLRCTGLDAETAGGFTGLHELLHPLLPQVDALPPRQRSALLTAFGREDGPAPDRLLTGLAALGLLEEAAAAGPLLVVVEDLQWLDAASADVVSFTARRLTTSPVLLVATVRTSGTTSSRWRAAPWEHLELRPLAPAAAAALLDSRVTGLRPAARARVLEEARGNPLALRELGSALAAAGHVLPPGQGLPTTQRLERAFLADVHRLPPATRRLLLLAAAEGGEIPLSRLVAASGAPGRAVADLDPAEHADLVAVTHGQVRFRHPLVRSAVYGGAGLPERAAAHRALAAVAPDPDRAVWHRAAGTHVADEDVAAALEASAHRAVRRGAPEEAFAAVERAAALSPDVPARVRRLAAAGEVARRAGLAAEAARVVRAAVPLAEDPAVVCRLALTSSVLSVVHTGDGREPADLVRGLVEVCERLAGPDGDGAVEQRLCLLFRAAVQAAGFGADERVRTLVADALTALPVPEGHPLLDVALAALDPRRYAGRVCGRFPALAAHAAQRQPDGTAHVAHVAEAVHDLPGAREVWDVAVRAAHDAGAVSDEAHALAGRGSLRVVTGEVEGAVADLQLALRIALESEQLLMAGYVEALLARAHAWRGEHVQALAACARSAELTGPRPFAITAASRSWAAGLVALAEQRPADAWTQLQGVGVHPPTAALALGDLVEAAVRTGRAEALATARAAVDAAERDARAFPAASHLRALVHRARALLHTHDGDGEGARAAFEAAGRAGADGSCPLELARTRLLHGEWLRRQRRIVDARELLAAALTGFETAGARSLARRAGAELRAAGVVPAVAADADGQDPAALLTAQELQIARLAAGGLTNKEIADKVYLSHRTVAAHLYKAFPKLGITHRTQLRDAIAGPRAHPAGTDGPVPAAAPPDPAPGPAPVPVGTAGASPDVAPAPAAPAAPAAPAARFADVAVVAASADEVAAAAARQLIAEFDPTLVSVVLRGPRPGVLRHWSVRGGGLDVDAHGWRTASLPRESPSLAPGRGGRGDFHETLDTFETRCPLVQSVVRSAGLRALVDLPLAASGRVVGFLVLGWDTEQDLPPAVRGALEEFAATCARALERVLAATRGNSLLRSLQAVVPGRLVSTPHAQLAGRRLAAGLAGGPGPHAGEEVGGDWYDAFDGEDGSTVLIVGDVTGHGPAVAATAASLRAVLASHALERPSPAHALTRLDCAVERLALPAGATAVVLEAAPTPAGDYRLRWSNAGHPPPLVLLPDGAVVPLRSAPELPVGVDVDAVRRDHQREVPAGSTLVLVTDGVLETRTQDVVAGLGKLGADLARSRGLPPQVLVDRLLEGVATEVEDDVTVLVARLGPLAADPTDPTGPARPALPAQALPPVPAAPAPGALL is encoded by the coding sequence GTGACCACCACCGACGACCGGACCCTGGTCGAGACCACCGCACGTGCCGGCGGACGGGGACGAGGTGCCCGGTCCGCCGCTGCGCCCGCGGTGGTGCTCCCCCCGCCGCCGGTCCCGTCGCGGGTCTCGGGGGAGGGGGCCGCGTCCCCCGTCGACGCGTCCCCCCTCGACGCGGGGGTCGTCGGGCGCGAGGACGAGCTGGCGCACCTGCGCGGGCGGCTCGCGGCCTCCCGCGAGCACGGCGTGGCGGTGGTCGTGGAGGGCGAGGCGGGCATCGGCAAGACCACCCTCGTCTCGGCGCTGGTGCGCGCCGCCGGTCCCGGGACCCGGGTGCTGCGCTGCACCGGTCTGGACGCCGAGACCGCCGGCGGCTTCACGGGGCTGCACGAGCTCCTGCACCCCCTGCTGCCGCAGGTCGACGCGCTGCCGCCGAGGCAGCGCTCGGCGCTGCTGACCGCCTTCGGCCGCGAGGACGGTCCCGCCCCCGACCGGCTGCTCACCGGTCTGGCCGCGCTGGGGCTCCTCGAGGAGGCCGCCGCGGCGGGGCCCCTGCTCGTCGTCGTCGAGGACCTGCAGTGGCTCGACGCGGCCAGCGCCGACGTCGTGTCCTTCACCGCCCGGCGGCTCACGACCTCCCCGGTGCTGCTGGTCGCCACCGTGCGCACCAGCGGCACCACCTCCTCCCGCTGGCGCGCCGCGCCCTGGGAGCACTTGGAGCTGCGGCCGCTGGCCCCCGCCGCGGCGGCCGCGCTGCTGGACTCCCGCGTCACGGGGCTGCGGCCCGCCGCCCGCGCCCGGGTGCTGGAGGAGGCCCGGGGGAACCCGCTGGCCCTGCGGGAACTGGGCAGCGCCCTGGCCGCCGCCGGCCACGTGCTCCCGCCCGGGCAGGGCCTGCCCACGACCCAGCGGCTGGAGCGGGCCTTCCTCGCCGACGTCCACCGGCTGCCCCCGGCCACCCGCCGGCTCCTGCTGCTCGCCGCCGCCGAGGGCGGGGAGATCCCGCTGTCCCGGCTGGTCGCCGCCTCCGGCGCCCCGGGCCGCGCCGTCGCCGACCTCGACCCCGCCGAGCACGCCGATCTCGTCGCCGTCACCCACGGCCAGGTCCGCTTCCGCCACCCCCTGGTGCGCTCGGCCGTCTACGGCGGCGCCGGCCTGCCCGAGCGCGCGGCCGCCCACCGGGCCCTGGCCGCGGTGGCCCCCGACCCCGACCGGGCCGTGTGGCACCGGGCGGCCGGCACCCACGTCGCCGACGAGGACGTCGCGGCCGCCCTGGAGGCGAGCGCGCACCGCGCGGTGCGCCGCGGCGCGCCCGAGGAGGCGTTCGCGGCCGTGGAACGCGCCGCGGCGCTGTCCCCCGACGTGCCCGCCCGCGTCCGCCGGCTCGCCGCCGCCGGCGAGGTCGCCCGCCGGGCCGGGCTGGCCGCGGAGGCGGCCCGCGTGGTGCGGGCCGCCGTCCCCCTCGCCGAGGACCCCGCGGTCGTGTGCCGGCTCGCCCTCACCTCCAGCGTCCTGTCGGTCGTCCACACCGGCGACGGCCGCGAGCCCGCCGACCTGGTCCGCGGGCTCGTGGAGGTCTGCGAGCGCCTCGCCGGCCCCGACGGCGACGGCGCCGTCGAGCAGCGGCTGTGCCTGCTGTTCCGCGCCGCGGTGCAGGCCGCCGGTTTCGGGGCGGACGAGCGCGTGCGGACCCTGGTCGCCGACGCGCTCACCGCCCTGCCCGTGCCGGAGGGCCACCCGCTGCTGGACGTGGCCCTGGCGGCCCTGGACCCGCGCCGGTACGCCGGGCGGGTCTGCGGCCGCTTCCCCGCCCTGGCCGCGCACGCCGCCCAGCGCCAGCCCGACGGCACCGCCCACGTCGCCCACGTCGCCGAGGCCGTCCACGACCTGCCGGGGGCGCGCGAGGTGTGGGACGTGGCGGTGCGCGCCGCCCACGACGCCGGCGCCGTCTCCGACGAGGCCCACGCCCTGGCCGGGCGCGGGTCCCTGCGCGTGGTCACCGGCGAGGTGGAGGGGGCCGTGGCGGACCTGCAGCTGGCCCTGCGGATCGCGCTGGAGTCCGAGCAGCTGCTGATGGCCGGGTACGTCGAGGCCCTGCTGGCCCGGGCCCACGCCTGGCGCGGGGAGCACGTGCAGGCCCTGGCCGCGTGCGCGCGCTCGGCGGAGCTGACCGGTCCCCGGCCGTTCGCCATCACCGCCGCCTCCCGGTCCTGGGCGGCCGGTCTGGTCGCCCTCGCCGAGCAGCGCCCCGCCGACGCCTGGACCCAGCTGCAGGGCGTCGGGGTGCACCCGCCGACCGCCGCGCTGGCCCTGGGTGACCTCGTCGAGGCGGCCGTGCGGACCGGCCGGGCCGAGGCGCTCGCCACCGCCCGGGCCGCCGTGGACGCCGCCGAGCGCGACGCGCGGGCCTTCCCGGCGGCCTCCCACCTGCGGGCGCTGGTGCACCGGGCCCGGGCCCTGCTGCACACCCACGACGGCGACGGCGAGGGGGCGCGGGCCGCGTTCGAAGCGGCCGGGCGGGCCGGGGCGGACGGCTCCTGCCCGCTGGAGCTGGCCCGCACGCGGCTGCTGCACGGGGAGTGGCTGCGCCGGCAGCGGCGCATCGTCGACGCCCGCGAGCTGCTCGCGGCCGCGCTGACGGGGTTCGAGACCGCCGGGGCCCGGTCCCTGGCCCGGCGTGCCGGGGCCGAGCTGCGCGCCGCCGGGGTCGTGCCCGCGGTCGCGGCGGACGCGGACGGGCAGGACCCGGCCGCGCTGCTGACGGCCCAGGAGCTGCAGATCGCCCGCCTGGCGGCCGGCGGCCTGACCAACAAGGAGATCGCGGACAAGGTCTACCTGTCGCACCGCACCGTCGCCGCGCACCTGTACAAGGCCTTCCCCAAGCTCGGCATCACCCACCGGACCCAGCTGCGCGACGCCATCGCCGGTCCGCGCGCCCACCCCGCGGGCACCGACGGGCCCGTCCCGGCCGCCGCGCCCCCGGACCCCGCGCCGGGACCCGCACCCGTGCCGGTGGGGACGGCGGGTGCGTCCCCCGACGTCGCCCCCGCCCCGGCCGCCCCGGCCGCCCCGGCCGCCCCGGCCGCCCGGTTCGCGGACGTCGCCGTGGTCGCCGCCAGCGCCGACGAGGTCGCCGCCGCGGCCGCCCGGCAGCTCATCGCCGAGTTCGACCCCACGCTGGTCAGCGTCGTGCTGCGCGGCCCGCGCCCCGGGGTGCTGCGGCACTGGTCCGTGCGCGGGGGCGGCCTCGACGTCGACGCCCACGGCTGGCGCACGGCGTCCCTGCCGCGCGAGTCGCCGTCCCTGGCCCCCGGGCGAGGGGGGCGGGGGGACTTCCACGAGACCCTCGACACCTTCGAGACCCGCTGCCCCCTCGTCCAGTCGGTCGTCCGCTCCGCCGGGCTGCGGGCCCTGGTGGACCTGCCGCTGGCGGCGTCCGGGCGGGTCGTCGGCTTCCTCGTCCTCGGCTGGGACACCGAGCAGGACCTGCCGCCGGCCGTGCGCGGGGCGCTGGAGGAGTTCGCCGCGACCTGCGCCCGGGCGCTGGAACGCGTCCTGGCCGCCACCCGGGGGAACTCGCTGCTGCGCTCGCTGCAGGCGGTGGTCCCCGGGCGGCTGGTCTCCACGCCCCACGCCCAGCTCGCCGGCCGGCGCCTGGCCGCCGGGCTGGCCGGGGGACCGGGTCCGCACGCCGGGGAGGAGGTCGGCGGGGACTGGTACGACGCCTTCGACGGCGAGGACGGCTCGACCGTCCTGATCGTCGGCGACGTCACCGGTCACGGCCCGGCGGTCGCCGCCACGGCGGCCTCGCTGCGCGCGGTGCTGGCCAGCCACGCCCTCGAGCGCCCCTCCCCGGCGCACGCCCTGACCCGCCTGGACTGCGCCGTGGAGCGCCTGGCCCTGCCCGCCGGGGCCACCGCGGTCGTGCTGGAGGCGGCGCCGACCCCGGCGGGGGACTACCGCCTGCGCTGGTCGAACGCCGGGCACCCACCGCCGCTGGTGCTGCTGCCGGACGGCGCGGTGGTGCCGCTGCGCAGCGCCCCCGAGCTGCCGGTGGGGGTGGACGTGGACGCCGTGCGCCGCGACCACCAGCGCGAGGTGCCCGCCGGCTCGACCCTGGTCCTGGTCACCGACGGGGTGCTGGAGACCCGCACGCAGGACGTCGTCGCCGGGTTGGGGAAGCTGGGCGCCGACCTGGCCCGCAGCAGGGGCCTGCCCCCGCAGGTGCTCGTGGACCGGTTGCTGGAGGGCGTCGCCACGGAGGTGGAGGACGACGTCACCGTCCTGGTCGCCCGGCTCGGTCCGCTCGCTGCCGACCCCACCGACCCCACCGGTCCCGCCCGGCCCGCGCTGCCCGCCCAGGCCCTTCCCCCCGTCCCCGCCGCACCGGCGCCGGGGGCGCTGCTCTGA
- a CDS encoding FtsX-like permease family protein produces MRARATARLVVGDVLADPRTWTGTAVVAATAAAVGSLAAALVVTAGRVGGTRGLGLYALSGTVLAFTLVAGVAVVGSVAALTVELQQRSHASWQLVGVPPAAVRVIVLAQLLLVGAAGAGVAVVGVRPLVPAVGRWVLAGTSGLDGVRLQGGGSGWVVAGVLLVVVAGAWRSAGVASRAEGLHLLRAPVPVPVRVGPLRWAAAAVLVLVVVSVVASLGGRRSVEELAAAQSALLLLSPLTAGVLVLLSPLVTVPVLAAWTSLVPARASASWHLARAAVAHAAGRSTAVSAPLVLAVALTGGLFAGSGTLRDALSSLGVPATAVSARSVVLVLGGPLLLAAVGAAATVFVAGRTRDREAALLLAAGATPAAVLLAAAWEALIHVVTATVLGLVGVFTTAAAAAWTVSAAVPLRPPATGLPATLVTAGAALVLLLAATVLPTAVALRRDPARVLAAE; encoded by the coding sequence GTGAGGGCGCGGGCCACCGCCCGGCTGGTGGTCGGCGACGTCCTCGCCGACCCGCGCACGTGGACGGGGACCGCGGTGGTGGCCGCCACCGCCGCCGCCGTGGGGTCGCTGGCCGCCGCCCTCGTCGTCACCGCCGGGCGGGTCGGCGGCACCCGGGGCCTGGGGCTGTACGCCCTGAGCGGGACGGTCCTCGCCTTCACCCTCGTCGCCGGGGTCGCCGTCGTGGGGTCCGTGGCCGCGCTGACGGTGGAGCTGCAGCAGCGCTCCCACGCCTCCTGGCAGCTCGTCGGCGTCCCGCCCGCGGCGGTGCGCGTCATCGTGCTCGCCCAGCTGCTGCTCGTGGGGGCGGCCGGTGCCGGGGTCGCGGTGGTGGGGGTCCGTCCGCTGGTGCCCGCCGTGGGCCGGTGGGTGCTGGCGGGCACGAGCGGTCTGGACGGGGTGCGGCTGCAGGGCGGCGGCAGCGGCTGGGTGGTGGCCGGCGTGCTCCTCGTCGTCGTCGCCGGGGCCTGGCGCAGCGCCGGGGTCGCGTCGCGCGCCGAGGGTCTGCACCTGCTGCGCGCCCCCGTCCCGGTGCCGGTGCGCGTCGGCCCGCTGCGGTGGGCGGCGGCCGCGGTGCTGGTGCTGGTCGTCGTCTCGGTCGTCGCGAGCCTGGGCGGGCGCCGCAGCGTCGAGGAGCTGGCCGCGGCGCAGTCGGCGCTGCTGCTGCTGTCGCCGCTGACCGCCGGGGTGCTCGTCCTGCTGTCCCCCCTCGTCACCGTGCCCGTGCTCGCGGCCTGGACGTCGCTGGTGCCCGCGCGCGCCTCCGCGTCGTGGCACCTGGCCCGGGCCGCGGTGGCCCACGCCGCGGGGCGCAGCACCGCGGTGAGCGCGCCGCTGGTGCTGGCCGTGGCCCTGACCGGCGGCCTGTTCGCGGGCAGCGGCACCCTGCGCGACGCCCTGTCGTCCCTGGGCGTGCCGGCCACCGCCGTGTCGGCCCGATCGGTGGTCCTGGTGCTGGGCGGACCGCTGCTGCTGGCCGCGGTCGGCGCCGCGGCGACGGTCTTCGTGGCCGGCCGCACCCGCGACCGCGAAGCGGCCCTGCTGCTGGCCGCCGGCGCCACGCCCGCCGCGGTGCTGCTCGCCGCGGCCTGGGAGGCGCTGATCCACGTCGTCACCGCCACCGTGCTGGGTCTCGTCGGGGTGTTCACCACGGCGGCGGCCGCCGCGTGGACCGTCTCGGCCGCCGTCCCGCTGCGCCCGCCCGCGACGGGGCTGCCCGCCACGCTGGTCACGGCCGGTGCGGCGCTCGTCCTGCTGCTCGCCGCGACGGTGCTGCCGACGGCGGTGGCGCTGCGGCGCGACCCGGCGCGGGTGCTGGCGGCCGAGTGA